TTAATAACCCGCACCAATTCTTTCAAACCGATGATGATAACGGCGTTATGGTATGTCGCTGGACGATGGACAAAATCAAGCGCAAAGATGGCAAAGTCTGGTTAATGAACCACTTTTTTATCAATCCTAGTGCAAATAAAGCTGAAGTCTTAAATCAAGAAATGCGCATCGTAATGCTTGTTGCCCAAGAATCCAACTTGAAAATCTGGCCACTTGATCCTTTAATCATCGCATATTTTGCTGAGCATCCCGCATTTGACCAAATTTGGTATCACCGGCCTTGTGCTAATTAATTAATGCAAGAAAAATTAAGTTGAACAAGCCAAAACTGTGCACTTTTTACTAATCTTAATTAGACTACTCTACTTAGTTAAGCTAAAATGGTAGTTATTAACTTAAGGAGGAATATATAATGACTAAAGAAATTACCAATGACGCTATTGCCAATTACACCGCTGATTTGGCTAAGCATCCTAGTTTTAATATTGCCAGTCATGCTGCCCAAGAAAACGGCATCTACAAGGCAAGTCAAAACCTGCAATCAAAGATTGATTTAAACCCAACTTTTTCTGTAGAAATTGAAACTGGTAAGCCAGCTGATCAAAAGCAATCCGGTCGTTGCTGGATGTTCTCTGCCTTGAACACCATGCGCCACCCATTACAAAAGGAATATAAAGTTAAGGACTTTGAATTATCGCAGAACTACACCAACTTCTGGGATAAGTTCGAAAAATCCAACTGGTTCTTTGAAAATGTGATTGCTTCAGCTGATAAGCCACTTGGTGACCGTAAAGTTAGCTTTTTGTTCACTACCCCACAACAAGATGGTGGTCAATGGGACATGCTATGCGGTTTAATTGAAAAATATGGAATTGTGCCAAAATCTGTTTATCCAGAAACTGCTAACGCAACAAACTCTAGCGCTTTGAATGACACTTTAAACACTTTATTGCGTAAAGATGGGTTAGAACTGCGCGATTTAGTTAACAGTGGCAAGTCCGAAGATGAAGTTGAAGCACGCAAGAACGAATTCTTAAACGATGTTTTCCGGATCTTAGCAATTTCACTTGGCGTTCCACCAAAGAAATTTGACTTTGAATACAAAGATGACGATGGCAACTACCACCGTGAAGCTGGAATTACACCAAAAGAATTCTTTGATAAATACGTTGGCATGAACCTGGAAGACTACGTTTCAATTATCAACTCACCTACAGACGATAAGCCATACCACAAGGTCTTTTCTGTTGAATACCTGGGCAATGTTGTTGGCGGCAGACAAGTTCGTCACCTTAACTTAACCATTAACGAAATGAAAGACCTAATCATCAAGCAATTAAAAGCTGGTGAAGTTGTTTGGTTTGGTTCAAATGTTGGTAAGGATTCCGAAAGACAACTCGGTTTACTCGACACTAACATTTACAAGCGCGATGAATTGTTCGACGTTGATTTCTCAATGACTAAGGCCGAAAGACTTGATTCTACTGAAAGCATGATGGATCATGCTATGGTCATTACGGGTGTCGACTTGGTTGACGACAAGCCAACTAAGTGGAAAATCGAAAATTCATGGGGTGAAAAGCCAGGATTTAAGGGTTACTTCGTTATGAGCGACTCATGGTTTGACTCCTTCGTTTACCAAGCTGTTATCAACAAGAAATTCTTGCCAGATGACATGAAGAAAGAATTTGACGATGGTGCTAAGAACCCAATTCAACTTCTTCCTTGGGACCCAATGGGTGCTTTAGCTTTTAAGTAAAATAATTGGTTAAAAAAATGCGTTACTGCAATTAGTAACGCATTTTTTATTTACCGTAAAAAGCTTAATTCATGCTAAGCCAACCTCATTAACAAAACGCATAAATGCGGCCTGCCCAGCAGGTGTTTGCTTAAAAACACCTGCATCTTCTAAAACGCGAGCAAAAACTTGGCCTAATTCATCTTGCAATATCTGGTTTACGTTAGCAGCCTGAATTGGCTGCCGTTCTTTAATTTCTTGGGCCCACTGCAGGTGAATCTGCTTAATAGCATTAGGCTGACCTAAAAGATATTTCTTAACCTCGTTCATCTCTGGTACTAGGCGCGGTGGCAAAATCGCTAGTCCTAATACTTCAATTAAACCAATATTTTCTTTTTTGATGTGCTGCACATCGGGATGCGGATGAAAAATCCCAGCCGGAAAAGCGGCTGAAGTTTGGTTATCACGTAAAACGAGGTCAAGGACATAATCACTGCCCTCTTTACGCGCAATCGGGGTAATAGTGTGGTGCTTTTCGCCGGCACTGACGGCACGCACATTAACTGTTTCATCCGAATATGTTCGCCAAGCAGTAAGAATTTTGGCAGCTAAAGAAACCAGTGCTTCCTTGTCTATGCCGCGCAATCGAATCACCGACATGGGCCACTTAACTAGTCCAGCTTTGACGGTAGGAAAGCCAGCAAACTGCAATTTAGTCGTAATTGGAGCCTCATCCATAGGAAAACGGTGCTTGCCGCCTTGATAATGCTCATGTGACAATATCGAACCGCCCACAATCGGCAAATCGGCATTGCTCCCGACAAAATATCCGGGAAACTGATCAACAATTGTCAATAAGTTATTAAAAGTTGATCGCGCAATTGTCATCGGTTCATGTTTGGCTGAAAGAAAAATACAGTGTTCGTTAAAATATGCATACGGTGAATACTGGAAGCCCCATAATTCATCATTAAGCTTAAAGCGAATAACGCGGTGATTTCTGCGCGCCGGATAATCCGCACGGCCCTCATAACCCTCATTTTCCAGACATAATTGACATAACGGGTACCCAGTTGATTGTGTTTTAGCCGCTTGCGCAATCTTCTTCGGATCCTTTTCAGGCTTGGCCAAATTAATGGTAATCTCTAACTTGCCATACTTACTGGGCGTAACAAAATAGCTATTTTTAGCAATTGCTCGCGTCTTAATATAGTCGCAGCGTTTGCTCAGTTCGTAAAAATTGTTAATGGCTTTACTGGCAGATTTTTGGTAAGTCTGCCAGAAGCGCTTGTTAACGACGCTAGGTCGTGGTGTAAGCAAAGCCATTAGATCGGCGCCAATAATTGCCCGTTCAGCGCTATCGCCTTTACAATTACCATTTGCCTGTGCAATTTGAACTAATTCATCTTTTAAATCGAGCAAGTCACGTTTGCTAGTTACCGCGCTGACAGCAGAATCGCCCACCATACTTAAAATTTGATTCCGCAAATATATTCGATCTAAGTCAGTATAATCGCTATTGGCAATTACCTGCGTAATAAATGCTTCAACTAGCTTTTGTTCAGCCATTTTTTATCCTATTCATGTAAAATCTTGGTGCCATCAGAGGTGGCAGCTAAATAAAATGATGGTGCATAACCAATTTGGTGTTGGTAGACCGCTGCCACATTTTCCTGAAAGGCTGTCACTTGCTCCTTAGCTACGAGTGCAATCGCACAACCACCAAAACCAGCTCCCGTCATACGCGCACCTAACACGCCAGGCTGCTTCCAGGCAGTGTGAACCAGCGTATCCAGTTCCTTGCCAGTAACTTCGTAATCATATTCGAGTGAAAGATGCGAAGCATTCATTAACCGGCCGAATTGAGCTAAATTGCCTTTTTGCAAAGCCTTTTCTGCTGCCAGTGTCCGCTGATTTTCCCATACAGCATGTCGGCACCGCTTTAACAGCATTTCATTAGGTAGCAAATAACCGTATTCATCAAGTAAATGACCGGTAAGTTCCCCCAAGGCTCTGATATTAAGCTCTGTTTGGAGTATTTTTAATCCTTCTTCACTTTCCTTACGCCGCTCATTATATTTGGAATCCGACAATTCCCGCCTCTTGTTAGTATTCATGATAACGATTAAATTGTTATTTAACTTTAAGGGCACCATTTTATAATGCAATTTACCAGTATCAAGCAAGATAGCCTGATCACGCTGGCCCATTGCCACGGCAAACTGATCCATGATACCTGAATTAACCCCGATAAAATTATTTTCGGTTTTTACCCCAAGCTTGACCAGTTCTAACCGGTCAATGGTTAAATTAAACTGATCCTTCATTATGAGACCAATTAACATTTCCAGCGCTGCCGACGAAGAAAGACCGGCACCATCAGGGATGTTGCCACTAATGTAAATGTTTAATCCGTGATCAAAGTGTGCACCACTTTTAAGCAAATAATGCATCATCCCCTTGGCATAATTAACCCAGGAATCTTTTTTGACGTATTTTAGCTGTGCCAAATCGACCGTTACAATACCGGTTTTAGCAAAATTAGCCGAATAAAAGTTAAACTGTTGATCTGTTCGCGGACTAACTGCGCCATAGATGCCTAACGAAATCGCACACGGAAAAACATGACCGCCATTGTAATCAGTATGCTCGCCAATCAAATTAATGCGCCCAGGAGAAAAATAGCAGCCTGAGGGTTGGTCATGATAAATATTGGCAAAATCTTGTTTTAATTCTTCAAGTTTCATTGCTACCGCCTTCGCCAAATAATAAAGCGTTATCATTTTTACATTCTAATTATACGGTTTTCCGTTGAGCTCAACAAGTGAATTAATTAGCACAACATTTTCATTTATTCACCACTCAAATACCAAATAAAAAAACGACTTTGCTGTAAGTTGCAAAATCGTTTCTTCTTGTTTTTACCAAATATGTAACAGCCGGTCGGGCTGCAGTTTGGTCAAATTAAACTGGTGAACATGCTGCGGTTTACTTTGCGGAAATATTTCCATAAAATCGGCCAGATTCACTAAGCCGGTCGAATATGTCCACACACCCTTTACCTTTTTTATTGGATCAAGCATTTCGTTCCTGATTGGACAAGCAGAAATTAAGAAATGCTTGTGATGAAATTTAAAAACAAAATACGGTAACCGAAAGTCATTAATAATTTCTTCTTTTGTCTTACCAATCGTAACCACATTTCGATAAGTACCATACATTTCAGTAAAGCGGTCATTAAACGAAAAATAAAAATTTGAAATGTGAACATGGGGAAAATCTTCTTCCGCTACCTGGTCAGGAACTGCAACAACGTGAGCAAAATGATCTAAATTACTTTCACGCTGTGACAATGCTTTTCCCAACTGGTTAGGACTAATAACGTGTGCCCATTCCGGAACCGCCAAATTTTCCTGATAATTAATATACATTTGCCTGACCACTTCAGGCTTAACCCAATCATATTGCCTGCGAATTTCATTGCGGTTCAACAAATTGCGCAAGTTCTTATGATACATCAAATCAACGATAAACAATTCATAGCGATAGCACTCAACCCACGGCTTATAATGCTCAATGCTTTCTTCAACGATGTGGGTACTATCGACAATTACTGTTTCGCCACGTTTCATCTTCTCTTCTACGAGGTAGTCCACCACTTTTTCCGTTTGTTCATTTGCATATCGCGGAATTACTTGATGTAAGCAATCGGTATCTTCTTCATAATAGTAAGTTAAATTCGCCAATAATAGCCTTATTTGATCACGGCTAATCGCATAGGGCTGCAAGTGATGACGAGCAATAAATGAAGATTTTCCGGAGCCGGGTGCGCCTCGTAATAAAAATATTTTACGCATACCTATTCTCCAAACTAAGAATGTAAAAACTCTATTTAGTATCGTAATAAATTTTAACATACATCTAGAAGATTCCTCACATCTAACTAAAAATGCGTGGAAATTTTAGCGCAAAATTTCTTTTTTCGTGATTTGTAAATGCTCATCAAAGGTGTAAATAATTGGCTGTGCATTGGGTACTTCAAGCTTAAGAATGTCATGATTGTCAATATGTTCAAGTTTTTTGATTAATGCCCGCAAGCTTGATCCGTGAGCAACAATTAATTGATCCTCACCCTTTAACAACCGGCTTGCAACTTGATCATGATAATAAGGCATTAGCCGCTTTTGCGTCTGGTAAAGGCTCTCAGCCCGCGGCAACCGTTTCCGATCACATTGATCATAGCAAGCCGCTGTCACCTCATCACCTGCTGGCGGAACTTCATAAAACCCGCGGCGCCATCTTCGCACTTGTTCTTCGCCAAAGATTGCCCGGGAAAGATCTTTATTGATCCCCCGCAATTTACCATAATGCCGTTCGTTTAACCGCCAAGTCTTGGTAATTGGCAAATATAAAAAATGACAAGTTTCCGCCACAATATTAGCGGTAATAATTGCTCGTTGCAAAACCGAGGTGTGAATGTGGGTGGGGTAAAAGTCGGGAACCTGCTTAAGTAATTCTCCCGCCGTCTGAGCCTGAATCCGCCCCTTGGCCGTTAATGCAACATCATTCCAGCCCGTATAAACATTAGCAAAATTAGCGGTACTTTCACCGTGTCTAAGAAGCACCAATTTGACCATTTTAGCCCATCCAATGTCTAATTAATAAAAAAATACCAAAAACCGTAAAGATAATGCCTAAAATCATAAAGGGGCCAAAACTACGGCCATTATTTTTATACCGGCGATTAAAGGCATAAGCCATATCATATAACCCAACGATTAAAACAATAATCGCGGTAAATAAACTCACTTCAAACTTCATTTGTTATTCTTCCTCTTCTTGATTGCGATCCGAAACAATCATCTTGTTGTTACGCCCACGCTCACATTCAACCTGAAAGTTGGTGTGATTAATGCCCAAAATCTGCAATTTTCGACTAATCTGCTGGTTAATCTGTTCAATCTGCCTAGCCGTTAAATCAGGAGCAACATTTACGTGAGCATCCAGCATAACGTAACGGTCGCTATAACGCCACAAATGAACGTGATGAATATTCTTGATTTCGGGAAAAGACAGGACAATCTTATTAACTTGGTCAAGATTAATGTCAGGATTAGATTCCATCAAGACGTTAGCGGCCTTCATAGTTAATTCCCAAGCCTCATGAAAAATAAAGAGGGAAACCAGTAAAGTCATTAATGGGTCAATCCATGTAATGTGCCAAAAGTAAATAAAAATTGCACCGACAACGACCGCAACACTAGATAAAGCATCACTCATCATGTGAATAAAGGTGGAGCGGACATTAAGATTCTCTTGACCGTCTTGGTGCATAACGAGCATCGAGATCACATTGGCCACTAAACCGATAATGGCCACAACCAACATAATTTGCCCACTAATTGCCGTTGGGTTCCAAAAACGTTCGATTGCCTCAATAAATAAAACAATGCTGATGAGCAGTAAAACGATCCCATTGGTAAAAGCAGCGAGCGTTTCAGCGCGGTCATAGCCAAAGGTCTTTTCTTTGTTGCTACCCCGATTACTAATTAAATGCGCCACAAAGGAAATGATAATTGCACCGACGTCACTTAAATTATGCACCGCATCAGATAACAGTGAAAGTGACCCGGAAACAAAGCCACCGATAAACTCCGCAGCAGTGATAATAACATTAAGTGCCGTAACGTAGGCATAACGCTTAGTTGTGTGATCTTTCATATGTTTTTTTCCTCATGTAATAGTGTAACAAAAAGTCCTACTTTTGACAGTAGGACCTTACATATCTTCTGCGGCAACATTATAATCGATTATTTCGAATTTGCCATTATTATAGAGTATGCCCCTAGTAACGCTACCGTTATCAGGGAAAATAATATCATGGAGCCCATCGCTTTGGTTCCAATATTTAATTGCTAAGGTTTTAATGAAATCACCGTGCGAAACAATTAACACTCGCTGTTCGTTCCTAGTTAAATCGCCCAAAACCGAAATTGCCCTGACCATCCGGTCATCAAGTTCTTCCTTGTTTTCAGCTAAATGACGGGGATCAGCCTTTTTAGTTGCTTCCCGGAATTCATAGATTCCAACTTGGTTAATAATCTTGGTTACATCCTTTTCGGGACCAATTCCGGCGGCTAAACTAACCTGTTCCCAGGTATTTTGAATATCGTCGCCTTCAAAAGAACCGAAGAAAACCTCCCGAAACTCGGGTAACTTTTTTATTTTACCGATTTCTGATACCTGATTGGCATCCTTCATCAAGTGGACTGTATCAATCGCACGTTTTAAATCGGAAGAATACATATTGTCAAAACGAACTTGACTAAGCGCCTGCGCTGTTACCTTCAGGTCATTAATACCCTTAATTGTTAACGGGGAATCACACCATCCCTGCACTTTGTCCAATTGGTTGAACATTGTTTCGCCATGACGTACTAAATAAATCTCTGTTGCCAACTTGCATTCTCCTTCCATTTAAATAATGTGCATAAACTATAACATATATGCCTTATAAAAGAAATAGGCAGCCTGAATGAAAGCCAGTGCAGCAATGAAGACGCGGACATATTTGGCCGGAACAACCTTCAAAATATCCATGCCTAAATAACCGCCAATAAACATACCAACTGCAAGTGGAATTGCCTGCAGCCAATAAATATGCGAAGTAAAGGCAAAGACAATTAAAGCGACCAAGTTAGCTAGACCACACACCACATTTTTAATTGCGTTTACCACAATGAACTTTTCATTAGTGATATATGTTAGCAAAACTAGGACGATTACGCCACCAGCAGCTCCGAAATAGCCCGTATATACGCCCATTGCCAGCAAGGCAGCAATATAAAAAATTTCCTGCCAAAGTGGCCGTTTGTGCGGTTCTAAATTATGGTGCTTGGCAGAAACAATGACCATAACCCCAGAGCCGGCAATAAAAAACGGGACGACTTTTTCAAATACTTTGGAGGGAAAGGACAATAGCAAATAACAGCCTAAAATTGACCCCAAAACGGTAAACATGGCGTAAAAGGCAACTTGTTTCCAGTGACCTTTGAGTTCTTTGAGTGAAGAAATTGTCGAACCAATCCCGGTCCAAATTAGGGCAGCGTCATTAGTGACGTTGGCATACACTGGCGGAATCCCAACCGCAAGCAGCACGGGATATGAAGCCAGTGACGCCATGGATGCAACTGATGATAATAAACCGCCAGCAATTCCGCCAAAGAAGATAAAAATTATGGTAAAAAAAGATAACATTTAAATTAGGACTTCCTTTTTAGCATTGATATCTATTATAATGCAATTAATATCAAATTAAGAAGGGATTTTTAAATATGGGAAAATTTGACTCTTTAATCTTTGTACCTGAGGGAGCTATCCTCAATGAAGGAGTTGCTGAAAGGAATGCTCTCCGGCAAACATTAGATGAAGTCGCTAGCGGTTTTGGACCAAAACAAAGGATCCAATATGCTGAACTGCTCAGCCAAATCAAGTTTTTAACATTCAGTGATCGAATTGAACTAGTTTTACAGACTTTTTGTCGCCACGAATTGTATTCAGCAAGAAAAATCTTTTATCAGAAGATGAAAGAGCAAAAGCAATTAGTCAAAGATGTTGGGCTATTTCTTGGAGAATTAAGTGATATGGATGATCAAATCAAATTAATTCTGTGCTCCAAGGAAGACCGGGAAACAATCTCCTCGCGCTTGGATGAAAGTGAATTGCTCAACTGCTTTTCAGCTGTTTACACTCAGGATGACTTTGTGCAAAGGTTACCGAATGAAGAGGTTCTAACGACAATTGTTCAGGAACAAAATCTTGATCCTGCTACTTGTTTGGTCATTGGAACTGATCTTGCTGATGACATCCAAGGCGCAGAAAATGCTGGTTTAGCTTCTCTTTGGATTGCACCAAGAAATATTAAAACGCCAATTCATCCTAATCCTACTATTCACTTAACCACATTAAGTGATTTGTTGTTTTACCTTGAACTAAGCTAGTTTATAATAAACAATAAAACGGATTGTGAGGTTGCGAAAAATGAAAAAAGCTGCTGTAGTTTTTGCCGATGGCTGCGAAGAAGTCGAAGGCTTGAGTGTCGTTGATGTTTTACGCCGACTAGGCGTTCAAACTGATATGGTTGGACTTACCAGTAAACAAATTAATGGTGATCATCATATTCTATTGACTTGTGATCAAGTTGTAGATGAGCGCCTGCTTGACTATGATGTAGTCGCATTTCCGGGTGGTAAAACTGGTGCTGAAAACTTACGGGCTAGCGAACAATTGCGCGACCTAATGGTTAAAAGGCACGAAAACGGCATGTGGGATGCAGCAATGTGTGCCGCTCCCATAGCTCTCGCAAAATATGGTGTCTTGGATGATGCAGATTATACTTGCTATCCTGGCTTTGATGAACAAACTAAAAAAGATGCCCCAACTGGACATTTTAAAGAAACGATCACGGTGACAGATAATGAGCACAAAGTTATCACTAGCCGTGGTCCAGCAACGGCCTGGGCATATGCCTATGCGATTGCTGAAGCACTGGGAATTGATACCCACGAGATCAAAGAAGGCATGTTGTATAATTATTTAGCTGCAAATATTTAAAATTGCGACTAGTTAAAGACGGAAGTGAATAGGTCCGTCTTTTTTATAATAAAAGTGCCAAGCCCCCTACTTTCTAACTGTTTAGTAATTAATAACCACAATTTCTTTTCAGAGCTAGCGTTAAAATATGCTAAGATTTACTTGCACGTAAAAATGCAAATAACTAAGCAGGAGGTAATAAAATGTGTACGAGTATTGCTGTGACGGCAGATAACGGAGATGTATTTTGGGGAAGAACAATGGATTTTACCTTTGATCCATTTAAGCCAAGTGCTGATAGCAAAATGACGGCTTATCCCTCAGAATATGAATTAAAAGGGTTGCACCAAAGTTGGACAACTAAATATGCGTTCATGGGCATTAATGTTAATAACTCGCTCTTTTTTAACGATGGGATTAACAGTGCCGGTATTGTTGGCGATGCCCAGTACTTGGAAGAAGCTTCCTGGGACACGGCTTCAAACCTTGAAAAACGTGGTTTAAAACCGATTATTGGTGAAGAAGTCGTGAGCTACGTCTTGAGTAATTTTGGCTCTATTGCCGAAATAAAAGAGGCTTTCACTCATTTAGGTCAGGAAAAAACAACTTATCCTGATTGGGAAGAAGCCGATACCGGCATCCCTACCCCAATTCCCATGCACTATACTTTTAGTGATGCTGAAGGCCATAGCGTTATTTTAGAACCGGTAAAACAAGGTGTATTTAAGATTTATGATGGTATCGGGGTCATGACTAACAGCCCAGAATATTCGTGGCACCTGGATAATTTGCGTAATTATTTACAGTTGACCAACCATAATTTGGGCCACCAACAACTGACTGAAAAGCTATATATTAAGCAAATTGAGAGTGGTTCCGGCTTAATCGGCTTACCCGGCGATTATACTGCGCCATCGCGTTTTGTACGCGGAACCTATCTTTCCAAGTTTTTAGCGCCATTTCATTCTGATCAGGGCATTACCCAGCTATACAATGTCTTTAAAGCGGTGATGATTCCCCGTGGGATTGAACATCTACAAGAAAATAGCGCTAAATGTGATTATACGGGCTACTGGGCAGGTTACGACGTCACTAACAGAAGTCTATATGTCCAGCCTGAAGACTGCCCTACGATGACAAAGTTTACCCTGGATCCGGCGATCACCACTAAGGTAACTGAGCCTATTCAACATGATTTTCAGGTTTTAGAAGCTAAAAAATAATCGCTGAACCCCAAAAATAGCAAAAGAAAAAGGATTAGTAGTCGCAATTGACTAAATACTAATCCTTTTTTGCTTGCTAAAAATTAATTGCATAATAATTAATGACCAGCTATATTATTAGTTAACCGTCTACTTTTAATTAACGGAAAGAAGCTAATTTTATGCTAACAGATGCTCATTGCCATTTAGAAAATAATCAAGAACTGGCAAATTTGCTCGTCAAAAAACAGATTACAACAATTGTTAATTGCCAGACACCAGAGGAATGGCACATTAACCAAAAACTGACCCGGAACATGGAGCCCCTTAGTTTTGGCATACATCCATGGGATGCTAACAGACTAACCCTGCAAGGGGTATTGCCCTATCTTGAGCAAGCTGACGTTGTAGGTGAAATCGGGCTCGATTCCGTTTGGACAGAAAATAGCTTGGACTGTCAAAAGGAAGTTTTCACCGCACAAATTGAGTGGGCCCAAGCATCCAATCGCCCAGTTATTTTACACACTAAGGGATGCGAAAAGACCATTTTAGCTACAATCAGGCAATTTCCCAATCGCTATTTAATTCATTGGTACGATTGCAGTAATTACCAGCGGGAATATGTCGATCTTAACTGTTATTTCAGCTTCTGCCTAGCTATTTTAGACGATGCTAACGTAATTAAGCTGGCAAGAAAGGTCCCCTTAAATCGCTTGCTAATTGAGACAGATGGCTTAAGTTCGGTTGAGTGGTTGGAAAATAAACCGGTAAAAGTCGAAGACTACCCTCTTATTTTAGACCAAACACTAACGGCCCTGGCAGACTTGCGTCAGGTTGATAAAAATATGCTGACAAAGCAAGTCGCCGCTAATTTACAACGCTTTTTAGGCAAGTAATAAACTTGCCCCATTAACTATGAATTATTGTTTCAGACTTTTTCTGTTGGAACCGATCAAGAAATAAGGTAGCTACTAACAGAATTAAAGTACCAAGAAGCAAAGTGACTAAGCCATGAGCAAAATTAACCCGCATATTATTAAGATCGTAAGCTGTAGAACCAGAAATAGCTCTGAGCGAGTTAAGGTAAGTGGTAGGTAGCCAAGCTGCAAGCGCCCTAATTGGCTCAATAATTACCGTCGCTAAACTCCCCACAGCAACGAGGAAAGTCGCCACCAGCATTGTCGGGAATAAATGCCGAAAAATTCGTGCCAGTAAGTTGACATAAACAGTAATCAGTAAAAATTCAAGTAATTGAATAATAATCGTCTGCGGAATTAGCTTAACTGCTGGAACAACATCCAGCACAGCTTGCCCATTTGTCATTCTGTGAACAATATAAGGATAGTTCATATTGCCCATCCCCAATATTAGGGATGAGACTAAGAATACTACTAAATTGAGGCCAAGATAAATCAAACTGACGAGCAGTAAGCCCACCCCAATATTAGTTAAGAACTTTTTACCAGAACTAATAGGAATAATGGCGGAAATATCATCACCATCTTTATATGAACTAGTAAACAGATATGACAAAACAAAAATAATTACTAAATTAAATAAAACAGGCCAAAACTTATTATTTAGTTCTAGTAGAAGCTGAATACCCGTCATGTCACTTAAGTCCTCATGTGGAATTGGATGTTTTCCTAAATTTGCTAGAAATTGTTTGGTTTGGTTAAGCCAATCTTTTTCTTCATAATTGTTTTCACTCAGTTTTAGCTCATCAGAATCATTATTCGATACTTCATAAACCTGGTGCCAGTGTTTAGCCTGCTCATCCCTAGCTAGCCGGGAATCCTTAGTCGAAACTCTGGCTGCATTTTTTGATTGAGGCTCGGTTTTAGCCTGGTGAGACTTATTTTTAGCTTCTGCTGTTGGCTTGGAGTCATGAACGACAACGTGATTAGCACTGACGACGCAATTATTTTGTCCTTCAAACAAGGCGCCATTTGTCAGAAAATTTAGATCAAGATCAAGAAAACCAAAAAGTACAATTAACAACACACTAATAATGATTGTTTTGAGATTCTGTTTAACAATCTTTTTGAATTGAAATGAAAAG
This genomic window from Lactobacillus panisapium contains:
- a CDS encoding 2,3-bisphosphoglycerate-dependent phosphoglycerate mutase is translated as MVKLVLLRHGESTANFANVYTGWNDVALTAKGRIQAQTAGELLKQVPDFYPTHIHTSVLQRAIITANIVAETCHFLYLPITKTWRLNERHYGKLRGINKDLSRAIFGEEQVRRWRRGFYEVPPAGDEVTAACYDQCDRKRLPRAESLYQTQKRLMPYYHDQVASRLLKGEDQLIVAHGSSLRALIKKLEHIDNHDILKLEVPNAQPIIYTFDEHLQITKKEILR
- a CDS encoding DUF308 domain-containing protein; the encoded protein is MKFEVSLFTAIIVLIVGLYDMAYAFNRRYKNNGRSFGPFMILGIIFTVFGIFLLIRHWMG
- a CDS encoding AAA family ATPase, producing the protein MRKIFLLRGAPGSGKSSFIARHHLQPYAISRDQIRLLLANLTYYYEEDTDCLHQVIPRYANEQTEKVVDYLVEEKMKRGETVIVDSTHIVEESIEHYKPWVECYRYELFIVDLMYHKNLRNLLNRNEIRRQYDWVKPEVVRQMYINYQENLAVPEWAHVISPNQLGKALSQRESNLDHFAHVVAVPDQVAEEDFPHVHISNFYFSFNDRFTEMYGTYRNVVTIGKTKEEIINDFRLPYFVFKFHHKHFLISACPIRNEMLDPIKKVKGVWTYSTGLVNLADFMEIFPQSKPQHVHQFNLTKLQPDRLLHIW
- the pepC gene encoding aminopeptidase C, which translates into the protein MTKEITNDAIANYTADLAKHPSFNIASHAAQENGIYKASQNLQSKIDLNPTFSVEIETGKPADQKQSGRCWMFSALNTMRHPLQKEYKVKDFELSQNYTNFWDKFEKSNWFFENVIASADKPLGDRKVSFLFTTPQQDGGQWDMLCGLIEKYGIVPKSVYPETANATNSSALNDTLNTLLRKDGLELRDLVNSGKSEDEVEARKNEFLNDVFRILAISLGVPPKKFDFEYKDDDGNYHREAGITPKEFFDKYVGMNLEDYVSIINSPTDDKPYHKVFSVEYLGNVVGGRQVRHLNLTINEMKDLIIKQLKAGEVVWFGSNVGKDSERQLGLLDTNIYKRDELFDVDFSMTKAERLDSTESMMDHAMVITGVDLVDDKPTKWKIENSWGEKPGFKGYFVMSDSWFDSFVYQAVINKKFLPDDMKKEFDDGAKNPIQLLPWDPMGALAFK
- the galT gene encoding UDP-glucose--hexose-1-phosphate uridylyltransferase, whose amino-acid sequence is MAEQKLVEAFITQVIANSDYTDLDRIYLRNQILSMVGDSAVSAVTSKRDLLDLKDELVQIAQANGNCKGDSAERAIIGADLMALLTPRPSVVNKRFWQTYQKSASKAINNFYELSKRCDYIKTRAIAKNSYFVTPSKYGKLEITINLAKPEKDPKKIAQAAKTQSTGYPLCQLCLENEGYEGRADYPARRNHRVIRFKLNDELWGFQYSPYAYFNEHCIFLSAKHEPMTIARSTFNNLLTIVDQFPGYFVGSNADLPIVGGSILSHEHYQGGKHRFPMDEAPITTKLQFAGFPTVKAGLVKWPMSVIRLRGIDKEALVSLAAKILTAWRTYSDETVNVRAVSAGEKHHTITPIARKEGSDYVLDLVLRDNQTSAAFPAGIFHPHPDVQHIKKENIGLIEVLGLAILPPRLVPEMNEVKKYLLGQPNAIKQIHLQWAQEIKERQPIQAANVNQILQDELGQVFARVLEDAGVFKQTPAGQAAFMRFVNEVGLA
- a CDS encoding galactokinase: MKLEELKQDFANIYHDQPSGCYFSPGRINLIGEHTDYNGGHVFPCAISLGIYGAVSPRTDQQFNFYSANFAKTGIVTVDLAQLKYVKKDSWVNYAKGMMHYLLKSGAHFDHGLNIYISGNIPDGAGLSSSAALEMLIGLIMKDQFNLTIDRLELVKLGVKTENNFIGVNSGIMDQFAVAMGQRDQAILLDTGKLHYKMVPLKLNNNLIVIMNTNKRRELSDSKYNERRKESEEGLKILQTELNIRALGELTGHLLDEYGYLLPNEMLLKRCRHAVWENQRTLAAEKALQKGNLAQFGRLMNASHLSLEYDYEVTGKELDTLVHTAWKQPGVLGARMTGAGFGGCAIALVAKEQVTAFQENVAAVYQHQIGYAPSFYLAATSDGTKILHE